A single genomic interval of Mobula hypostoma chromosome 7, sMobHyp1.1, whole genome shotgun sequence harbors:
- the chst7 gene encoding carbohydrate sulfotransferase 7, which produces MKRLHSRYLIIIVAYSVLLLTVPYLLDCSNSSRSSREHYLLRVFPKEAEDPRSTQGGDANSSIPGTVVNKKQHVYLHATWRTGSSFAGELFNQHPRVFYLYEPMWLMWQALYPGDAESLQGAVRDMLRSLFQCDFSVLKLYSSPGPSGSLTTRTIFGWRNNKVICSAPLCSAYKKERVELVDASVCEKQCAPRDIKELETECRKYDVMVIKDVRVLDAGILLPLMQDPSLNFKVVQLVRDPRAVHNSRMKSKLSLVKESIQVLRSRKKHGKDQRAIPSRSQRADTYVSNALEVICEAWSRDQALVRSSPAWITRRYLTIRYEDLVLEPVDGLRTLYTFANLTVTPSTEEYVLNMTRGIGYSSDKPFLISSRDAKEAISAWKKRLSLVQIEQVEQKCQKAMKLLGYQLKNEHYT; this is translated from the coding sequence ATGAAGAGGCTCCACAGCAGGTATCTGATCATCATTGTCGCTTACTCGGTGTTGCTGCTAACCGTTCCTTACTTGCTGGACTGCAGCAACTCCAGCCGGTCTTCCCGGGAACATTACTTGCTCCGGGTTTTCCCAAAGGAGGCGGAAGACCCTCGCTCGACGCAAGGCGGCGACGCCAACAGTTCGATTCCAGGGACGGTGGTCAACAAGAAGCAGCACGTGTACTTGCACGCCACTTGGAGAACGGGGTCCTCGTTCGCGGGAGAGCTCTTCAACCAGCACCCAAGGGTGTTCTATCTATACGAGCCCATGTGGTTGATGTGGCAGGCTCTGTACCCGGGCGACGCCGAGAGCTTGCAGGGGGCGGTCAGGGACATGCTACGCTCCCTCTTCCAGTGCGACTTCTCCGTGCTGAAACTCTACTCGTCGCCCGGCCCCTCGGGCTCGTTGACCACCCGCACCATCttcggttggaggaacaacaaagTCATCTGCTCGGCGCCTTTGTGCAGCGCCTACAAGAAGGAGCGCGTAGAGCTGGTGGACGCCAGTGTCTGCGAGAAACAGTGCGCGCCCCGGGACATCAAGGAGTTGGAGACCGAGTGCAGAAAGTATGACGTGATGGTGATTAAGGATGTAAGAGTCTTGGATGCGGGGATTCTGCTCCCCCTGATGCAGGACCCTTCCCTGAACTTCAAGGTAGTTCAGCTGGTCAGGGATCCCAGGGCAGTGCACAACTCCCGGATGAAATCGAAGCTCTCCCTCGTGAAGGAGAGCATCCAAGTACTCAGGAGCAGGAAGAAACACGGGAAAGATCAACGTGCGATCCCCAGTAGGTCGCAGCGGGCGGACACCTACGTGTCCAACGCTCTGGAGGTGATTTGTGAGGCTTGGAGCCGAGACCAGGCGCTGGTCAGAAGCTCCCCAGCCTGGATCACTCGGAGGTATCTCACCATTCGCTACGAGGACCTGGTGCTGGAACCAGTGGATGGGTTGAGGACACTCTACACCTTCGCCAATCTCACGGTCACTCCCTCTACCGAGGAATACGTGTTGAACATGACACGGGGGATAGGCTACTCTTCGGACAAGCCCTTCCTCATCTCTTCCAGGGACGCCAAGGAAGCCATCAGTGCATGGAAGAAAAGGCTGAGCTTGGTGCAGATCGAGCAGGTGGAGCAGAAGTGCCAGAAGGCTATGAAATTGCTGGGCTACCAATTAAAGAACGAGCACTACACGTAG